The stretch of DNA CCGGATCGAACTCACGACGACGGCGCCGGCGACGAGCGTTGCGGCGCCGAGGATCACGACCAGCGAGACGGTCTGGAGCACGGGGATGTCCATGAACGTCCCGACCTTCCGCAGGGCGACGGCGATCGCCCCCAGCAGGAGCATCACGCCGAAGTACACCTTGATCTCGTCCTCGTCGACGAGGCTGGTCGCCGCGGCGCCGATACGGGCGCCGCCGGCGCTCCCCGCGAGCAGCGGGACGACGATCGAGAGGTTCACCGCTCCGTCCATCGCGTAGAGGAAGCTGCCGATCCCACCAGAGAACACGATCTCGAACAGGTCGGTCCCGACCGCGATCGGAACGGGGACGCCGATCAGGTAGAACAGCGCGGGCATGCGGATGAAGCCGCCGCCGACGCCGAGGAACCCGGAGAGCAGCCCCGTCACGAACGCGACGAGCAGGATCATCCACAGCGAGACCTGGATCCCGCCACGGAGCTTCATCATCGGCGGGATACGGTAGGACTGGATCTTCTTCGCGATATCCGGAATGTCGTCCGCGTTGATCTCGCCGTCAGCCTCGTCGTGGTCGGGGCTGAGGCCACCGCCGTCGCCGCCTCTGACCGCAGTGTAGGTGATGAACGCGCCGATCCCGCCCAGCAGCAGGACGTAGATGACGCTCACGACCGTGTCAGCTTGGCCGATCGACTGAAGGTAGTGAAGGCCGATCTTCCCCACCTCGATCCCCCCGGTCGTGCCCGCGATCATCAGTACCCCGAGCTTGTAGTCGACCTGCCCGAGGTCACGGTGTTTCAGTGTCGCGATCACGGAGGTAGCGAACACGAACGCCAGTCCGGACGCGACTGCCACGTCAGTCTCGTACCCCATCACCATCAGCGCCGGCGTGACCAGGAACGAACCCCCCATTCCGAAGAACCCGAACAGGAGGCCGATCAGCACGCCGAAACCGGCGAACAGGGCGAGTAACGCCACCGAGACGCCCATTATCTCCATCATTAGTTACCACCGATCGCGTCGATGATCGTCGGGCCCACCAGCTGCTCCACCAGGCCGTAACCGACGTACAGGATGATTGCTTCGAGCAGTACGACACCGATGACGAGCAGGGCGCCGCTGATGCCCGTGGCACCCTCAAGCCCGAACATCGGCGGTCACCTCGTACAGTATTGTGTTTTTCATGGGATTCTGCTCGGTCGAGCCTACTCCGTTGTGGCATTTAACGGTTGTGGGATGGTAATACAATATTACTGCAATGGATGCGACGGCTAACGGATTCGGATATACGCATACGTTTTCCAAATATACGGTTCGCGGCGCCGGCGCCGAACGGGGGGCCGAAGCAGGGGCGTGAGGCTCGCGCGCGCCGGGAGAGTACCCGAGATATGTCGGCCGGGGAACGGATGCACTGGAGGCGCTAACGAGGCACATGCGCGCGGTCTACGCGCCGGACCTGCCGGCGGCGACCTCCGACCTGACAGGGAACACCTCCGGAAGGCGGAGAACAAACTGCTCACGAACGCAGGGCAGTTCCTGCGGCTGGTCATCGCGATGTCGACGGCCGACCCGTTGGGCGTCGAGAAAACCCGGGGAGCCGAACAGCCTGCCGACTGACGTTGTTCCGATAGCGAGTGGCCGGGGCTAGAACAGCCCGTGGATGGAGCCCTCCGCGTCGACGTCGATGTCGGCGGCAGCGGGGTCGGCCGGCAGTCCCGGCATCGTCAACACGTCTCCAGTCAGTGCCACCACGAACCCGGCTCCGGCTGACGGGTACAGTTCACGAACGGTGAGCGTCCAATCT from Halolamina sediminis encodes:
- a CDS encoding TSUP family transporter, coding for MEIMGVSVALLALFAGFGVLIGLLFGFFGMGGSFLVTPALMVMGYETDVAVASGLAFVFATSVIATLKHRDLGQVDYKLGVLMIAGTTGGIEVGKIGLHYLQSIGQADTVVSVIYVLLLGGIGAFITYTAVRGGDGGGLSPDHDEADGEINADDIPDIAKKIQSYRIPPMMKLRGGIQVSLWMILLVAFVTGLLSGFLGVGGGFIRMPALFYLIGVPVPIAVGTDLFEIVFSGGIGSFLYAMDGAVNLSIVVPLLAGSAGGARIGAAATSLVDEDEIKVYFGVMLLLGAIAVALRKVGTFMDIPVLQTVSLVVILGAATLVAGAVVVSSIRALRSEEETPTASAAD
- a CDS encoding DUF7512 family protein, with the translated sequence MFGLEGATGISGALLVIGVVLLEAIILYVGYGLVEQLVGPTIIDAIGGN